One Cuculus canorus isolate bCucCan1 chromosome 1, bCucCan1.pri, whole genome shotgun sequence DNA segment encodes these proteins:
- the CARD10 gene encoding caspase recruitment domain-containing protein 10 isoform X2 — MSSWLELPKAASSLLLLLSRLPSTADVLQKWLPSPGAERGCRKRIDHIPLVEFAEGLWRVLHSRGAGIGTQSLGVCQSPGGALEDASLQACTLSEQEEEEDTIWEKIESARHQLTRSLNPAKLTPYLRQCRVIDEQDEEEVLNSCRFPCKSNQTGYLMDILRRRGKRGYEAFLESLEFYYPEHYTRLTGREPAQRCSMILDEEGPEGLTQFLMMEVKKVRAQRQEHLLKEHQLQVKNQALEQEQTRLQQQLQELLKVQERYQRLREEWDSNSVELLRLKDENYMMAMRYAQLCEEKNMAVLRSRDLQLVVDQLKCKVTSLEEECSLLRKQASVPPQREAEERGHSDAMSELWAENQRLTASLQELQGMLQTPGKGPVPGSEQIMLDILEHDWKEAQDDRQDLCQKLNSLQNELQWAEELRDKEVEDLQLKYRTLQKDCDLYKHRMNTVLLQLEEIEKERDQAIQSRDGVQLQYSQSLIEKDQYRKRVRTLEEERDELLSKLSQAEGLNSTLEVQLQRCQGSRSQSKMCSSSYSLCSNLSSTWSLVDNCTSFTTGLVDALGAIPFPGDSAVQSMDVTPDSEKDINRLSTFPFPPCIGSILRRQREDRCMPYKSLSCGSFSSIEDATGSGFASASLGALSSSSSSTCARVKSEICLSTLPSRKEITRRSLVVQLTSMGHPQNLSPQEKRLREDISILGGNSTGIYVHWVKPGSRVEDAGLREGCRLIELRVPSMKEEVLSLENCTREVAYLSLLHWDEPSSLVFQMDPEGYQPLREALEEGKKFSGDSFYVRTNLSLLELSDPYALCVKCREILHITDTMHKGRLEWYCSRVDPLTMRDLDKGTVPNYSRAHQLLKIQEKGQMPGQQRGHRNNLKKRALDQLRMVKSKPQRSPEQPPQQLWLDPCSDPDKSLKPYSLVRPVVVKTPRPVVLSPNCIVPRLVRNLLDLPTSRLDFHVCPAEKLAEGDPNTTHGQEHLVSRSALQDRRERKQIRMIREAMEKNKHCLLELGVQSVRDLIKSKIYPIVIHVEVTEKNVRGLRSLLEKPGQRDSEVLKVCRNTEQALHALPCSWARVEPHAWSHAEELPKVVRGCIFQEQTRPLWIEEGDD; from the exons ccctggaggATGCCTCTCTCCAAGCCTGCACCCtctcagagcaggaggaggaagaagacaCCATCTGGGAGAAGATTGAGAGTGCACGGCACCAGCTGACCCGTTCCCTAAACCCTGCAAAGCTCACCCCATACCTGCGCCAGTGCCGCGTGATAGATGAGCAGGATGAAGAGGAAGTGCTGAATTCATGCCGATTCCCTTGCAAAAGCAACCAGACAG GTTACTTGATGGACATCCTCCGGCGCCGTGGGAAGCGAGGCTATGAAGCCTTCCTGGAGTCTTTAGAGTTCTACTACCCAGAGCACTACACCCGGCTAACCGGGAGGGAGCCAGCCCAGCGCTGCTCTATGATCCTGG ATGAGGAAGGCCCTGAGGGACTAACTCAGTTCCTGATGATGGAGGTGAAGAAGGTTAGGGCTCAGCGGCAGGAGCACCTGCTGAAGGAGCACCAGCTCCAGGTTAAAAACCAGGCGTTGGAGCAAGAGCAGACCCGGCTGCAGCAGCAACTGCAGGAGCTCCTGAAGGTGCAGGAGCGTTACCAGCGGTTGAGAGAGGAGTGGGACTCCAACAGTGTGGAGCTGCTGAGGCTGAAGGATGAGAACTACATGATGGCCATGCGCTATGCACAGCTCTGCGAGGAGAAGAACATGGCCGTACTGCGGAGCCGGGACCTGCAGCTGGTG GTAGACCAGCTGAAATGCAAAGTGACCAGCCTTGAAGAGGAGTGCAGCCTGCTGCGGAAACAGGCATCTGTGCCTCCCCAGCGAGAGGCAGAGGAGCGAGGCCACTCTGATGCCATGTCCGAACTGTGGGCTGAGAACCAGCGGCTTACAGCATCGCTACAGGAGCTGCAGGGCATGTTGCAG ACACCCGGCAAGGGCCCAGTGCCGGGCTCCGAGCAGATTATGCTGGACATCCTGGAGCATGACTGGAAGGAAGCCCAAGACGACCGGCAGGATCTCTGTCAGAAACTCAACTCCCTGCAGAATGAACTGCAGTGGGCTGAAGAGCTGAGGGATAAG GAGGTGGAAGATCTGCAGCTGAAATACCGGACACTGCAGAAGGACTGTGATCTCTACAAGCATCGTATGAACACGGtgttgctgcagctggaggagatcGAAAAAGAACGGGACCAG GCAATCCAGAGCCGTGATGGGGTGCAGCTACAATACTCCCAGAGCTTGATTGAGAAGGACCAGTACCGCAAACGCGTACGGAccctggaagaggagagggatgaACTCTTAAGCAAGCTGAGCCAGGCAGAAGGGCTGAACAGCACGCTGGAGGTGCAGCTGCAGCGATGCCAAGGCAGCCGCAGCCAGAGCAAG ATGTGCAGCTCTTCCTACTCCCTTTGCTCCAACCTCAGCAGCACCTGGAGTCTTGTAGACAACTGTACCAGCTTTACAACTGGACTTGTGGATGCACTGGGAGCCATCCCGTTCCCAGGGGATTCAGCTGTTCAGAGCATG GATGTTACTCCTGACAGCGAGAAGGATATCAATCGCCTTTCCacctttcccttcccaccttGTATTGGCTCCATCCTCCGTCGTCAACGGGAAGATAGGTGCATGCCATACAAAAG CTTGTCCTGTGGCTCCTTTAGCAGCATTGAAGATGCAACAG GCAGTGGTTTTGCTAGTGCCTCGCTTGGGGCCTTGTCCTCTTCTTCCAGCAGCACCTGTGCCAGAGTGAAGTCGGAGATCTGCTTGTCCACACTTCCCAGCCGCAAGGAGATCACTAGGAG GTCACTGGTGGTACAGCTCACTAGCATGGGtcacccccaaaacctctcacCCCAGGAAAAGAGGCTCAGAGAAGACATCTCTATCCTTGGAGGGAACAGCACAGGAATTTATGTCCACTGGGTCAAGCCTGGCTCACGGGTTGAGGATGCAGGACTCAGGGAAGGGTGCCGGCTCATTGAG CTGAGGGTGCCGTCGATGAAGGAAGAGGTTCTTTCCCTGGAGAACTGCACACGAGAGGTTGCCTACCTGAGCCTGCTGCATTGGGATGAGCCCTCCAGTCTTGTCTTTCAGATGGACCCGGAAG GATACCAGCCTCTGCGGGAAGCCctagaagaagggaagaagttTTCTGGAGACTCATTTTATGTACGCACCAACCTGTCTCTCCTGGAGCTGTCAGACCCTTATGCGCTGTGTGTCAAGTGTCGGGAGATCCTCCACATCACAGACACCATGCACAAAGGGCGGCTGGAGTGGTACTGTTCCCGTGTCGATCCCTTGACCATGCGGGACCTGGACAAGGGGACAGTCCCCAACTATAGCAG GGCTCACCAGCTTTTGAAGATCCAGGAGAAGGGCCAAATGcctgggcagcagaggggcCACAGAAATAAC CTAAAGAAACGGGCCTTGGACCAACTGCGCATGGTGAAATCCAAACCACAGAGGAGCCCAGAACAGccccctcagcagctctggctggaCCCCTGCTCAG ACCCGGACAAGAGCCTGAAGCCTTACAGCCTGGTGCGCCCTGTAGTGGTCAAGACACCCCGTCCTGTGGTGCTGTCACCTAACTGCATTGTGCCAAGGCTTGTTAGGAACCTGCTAGATTTGCCCACTTCTCGTCTAGACTTCCATGTGTGTCCAGCAG AAAAGCTGGCAGAAGGGGATCCCAACACAACCCATGGTCAGGAGCACCTTGTGTCTAGAAGTGCCCTCCAGGACCggagggagagaaagcaaatCCGCATGATCCGGGAGGCAATGGAGAAG AATAAACACTGCCTGCTAGAGCTGGGAGTTCAGAGTGTGAGGGAtctaattaaaagcaaaatataccCCATTGTTATCCATGTTGAGGTCACAGAGAAGAATGTTAGAGGACTCAG GAGCTTGCTGGAGAAGCCAGGCCAACGGGACTCGGAGGTGCTGAAGGTGTGCCGCAACACGGAACAGGCTCTTCAcgctctgccctgctcctgggCCCGTGTGGAGCCCCATGCCTGGAGCCACGCTGAGGAGCTGCCCAAAGTGGTCCGGGGATGCATCTTCCAGGAGCAAACCCGTCCGCTGTGGATTGAGGAGGGTGATGACTGA
- the CARD10 gene encoding caspase recruitment domain-containing protein 10 isoform X3: MQEETTPCSLYGELLSWEPEGALEDASLQACTLSEQEEEEDTIWEKIESARHQLTRSLNPAKLTPYLRQCRVIDEQDEEEVLNSCRFPCKSNQTGYLMDILRRRGKRGYEAFLESLEFYYPEHYTRLTGREPAQRCSMILDEEGPEGLTQFLMMEVKKVRAQRQEHLLKEHQLQVKNQALEQEQTRLQQQLQELLKVQERYQRLREEWDSNSVELLRLKDENYMMAMRYAQLCEEKNMAVLRSRDLQLVVDQLKCKVTSLEEECSLLRKQASVPPQREAEERGHSDAMSELWAENQRLTASLQELQGMLQTPGKGPVPGSEQIMLDILEHDWKEAQDDRQDLCQKLNSLQNELQWAEELRDKYLQEVEDLQLKYRTLQKDCDLYKHRMNTVLLQLEEIEKERDQAIQSRDGVQLQYSQSLIEKDQYRKRVRTLEEERDELLSKLSQAEGLNSTLEVQLQRCQGSRSQSKMCSSSYSLCSNLSSTWSLVDNCTSFTTGLVDALGAIPFPGDSAVQSMDVTPDSEKDINRLSTFPFPPCIGSILRRQREDRCMPYKSLSCGSFSSIEDATGSGFASASLGALSSSSSSTCARVKSEICLSTLPSRKEITRRSLVVQLTSMGHPQNLSPQEKRLREDISILGGNSTGIYVHWVKPGSRVEDAGLREGCRLIELRVPSMKEEVLSLENCTREVAYLSLLHWDEPSSLVFQMDPEGYQPLREALEEGKKFSGDSFYVRTNLSLLELSDPYALCVKCREILHITDTMHKGRLEWYCSRVDPLTMRDLDKGTVPNYSRAHQLLKIQEKGQMPGQQRGHRNNLKKRALDQLRMVKSKPQRSPEQPPQQLWLDPCSDPDKSLKPYSLVRPVVVKTPRPVVLSPNCIVPRLVRNLLDLPTSRLDFHVCPAEKLAEGDPNTTHGQEHLVSRSALQDRRERKQIRMIREAMEKNKHCLLELGVQSVRDLIKSKIYPIVIHVEVTEKNVRGLRSLLEKPGQRDSEVLKVCRNTEQALHALPCSWARVEPHAWSHAEELPKVVRGCIFQEQTRPLWIEEGDD, from the exons ccctggaggATGCCTCTCTCCAAGCCTGCACCCtctcagagcaggaggaggaagaagacaCCATCTGGGAGAAGATTGAGAGTGCACGGCACCAGCTGACCCGTTCCCTAAACCCTGCAAAGCTCACCCCATACCTGCGCCAGTGCCGCGTGATAGATGAGCAGGATGAAGAGGAAGTGCTGAATTCATGCCGATTCCCTTGCAAAAGCAACCAGACAG GTTACTTGATGGACATCCTCCGGCGCCGTGGGAAGCGAGGCTATGAAGCCTTCCTGGAGTCTTTAGAGTTCTACTACCCAGAGCACTACACCCGGCTAACCGGGAGGGAGCCAGCCCAGCGCTGCTCTATGATCCTGG ATGAGGAAGGCCCTGAGGGACTAACTCAGTTCCTGATGATGGAGGTGAAGAAGGTTAGGGCTCAGCGGCAGGAGCACCTGCTGAAGGAGCACCAGCTCCAGGTTAAAAACCAGGCGTTGGAGCAAGAGCAGACCCGGCTGCAGCAGCAACTGCAGGAGCTCCTGAAGGTGCAGGAGCGTTACCAGCGGTTGAGAGAGGAGTGGGACTCCAACAGTGTGGAGCTGCTGAGGCTGAAGGATGAGAACTACATGATGGCCATGCGCTATGCACAGCTCTGCGAGGAGAAGAACATGGCCGTACTGCGGAGCCGGGACCTGCAGCTGGTG GTAGACCAGCTGAAATGCAAAGTGACCAGCCTTGAAGAGGAGTGCAGCCTGCTGCGGAAACAGGCATCTGTGCCTCCCCAGCGAGAGGCAGAGGAGCGAGGCCACTCTGATGCCATGTCCGAACTGTGGGCTGAGAACCAGCGGCTTACAGCATCGCTACAGGAGCTGCAGGGCATGTTGCAG ACACCCGGCAAGGGCCCAGTGCCGGGCTCCGAGCAGATTATGCTGGACATCCTGGAGCATGACTGGAAGGAAGCCCAAGACGACCGGCAGGATCTCTGTCAGAAACTCAACTCCCTGCAGAATGAACTGCAGTGGGCTGAAGAGCTGAGGGATAAG TACCTCCAGGAGGTGGAAGATCTGCAGCTGAAATACCGGACACTGCAGAAGGACTGTGATCTCTACAAGCATCGTATGAACACGGtgttgctgcagctggaggagatcGAAAAAGAACGGGACCAG GCAATCCAGAGCCGTGATGGGGTGCAGCTACAATACTCCCAGAGCTTGATTGAGAAGGACCAGTACCGCAAACGCGTACGGAccctggaagaggagagggatgaACTCTTAAGCAAGCTGAGCCAGGCAGAAGGGCTGAACAGCACGCTGGAGGTGCAGCTGCAGCGATGCCAAGGCAGCCGCAGCCAGAGCAAG ATGTGCAGCTCTTCCTACTCCCTTTGCTCCAACCTCAGCAGCACCTGGAGTCTTGTAGACAACTGTACCAGCTTTACAACTGGACTTGTGGATGCACTGGGAGCCATCCCGTTCCCAGGGGATTCAGCTGTTCAGAGCATG GATGTTACTCCTGACAGCGAGAAGGATATCAATCGCCTTTCCacctttcccttcccaccttGTATTGGCTCCATCCTCCGTCGTCAACGGGAAGATAGGTGCATGCCATACAAAAG CTTGTCCTGTGGCTCCTTTAGCAGCATTGAAGATGCAACAG GCAGTGGTTTTGCTAGTGCCTCGCTTGGGGCCTTGTCCTCTTCTTCCAGCAGCACCTGTGCCAGAGTGAAGTCGGAGATCTGCTTGTCCACACTTCCCAGCCGCAAGGAGATCACTAGGAG GTCACTGGTGGTACAGCTCACTAGCATGGGtcacccccaaaacctctcacCCCAGGAAAAGAGGCTCAGAGAAGACATCTCTATCCTTGGAGGGAACAGCACAGGAATTTATGTCCACTGGGTCAAGCCTGGCTCACGGGTTGAGGATGCAGGACTCAGGGAAGGGTGCCGGCTCATTGAG CTGAGGGTGCCGTCGATGAAGGAAGAGGTTCTTTCCCTGGAGAACTGCACACGAGAGGTTGCCTACCTGAGCCTGCTGCATTGGGATGAGCCCTCCAGTCTTGTCTTTCAGATGGACCCGGAAG GATACCAGCCTCTGCGGGAAGCCctagaagaagggaagaagttTTCTGGAGACTCATTTTATGTACGCACCAACCTGTCTCTCCTGGAGCTGTCAGACCCTTATGCGCTGTGTGTCAAGTGTCGGGAGATCCTCCACATCACAGACACCATGCACAAAGGGCGGCTGGAGTGGTACTGTTCCCGTGTCGATCCCTTGACCATGCGGGACCTGGACAAGGGGACAGTCCCCAACTATAGCAG GGCTCACCAGCTTTTGAAGATCCAGGAGAAGGGCCAAATGcctgggcagcagaggggcCACAGAAATAAC CTAAAGAAACGGGCCTTGGACCAACTGCGCATGGTGAAATCCAAACCACAGAGGAGCCCAGAACAGccccctcagcagctctggctggaCCCCTGCTCAG ACCCGGACAAGAGCCTGAAGCCTTACAGCCTGGTGCGCCCTGTAGTGGTCAAGACACCCCGTCCTGTGGTGCTGTCACCTAACTGCATTGTGCCAAGGCTTGTTAGGAACCTGCTAGATTTGCCCACTTCTCGTCTAGACTTCCATGTGTGTCCAGCAG AAAAGCTGGCAGAAGGGGATCCCAACACAACCCATGGTCAGGAGCACCTTGTGTCTAGAAGTGCCCTCCAGGACCggagggagagaaagcaaatCCGCATGATCCGGGAGGCAATGGAGAAG AATAAACACTGCCTGCTAGAGCTGGGAGTTCAGAGTGTGAGGGAtctaattaaaagcaaaatataccCCATTGTTATCCATGTTGAGGTCACAGAGAAGAATGTTAGAGGACTCAG GAGCTTGCTGGAGAAGCCAGGCCAACGGGACTCGGAGGTGCTGAAGGTGTGCCGCAACACGGAACAGGCTCTTCAcgctctgccctgctcctgggCCCGTGTGGAGCCCCATGCCTGGAGCCACGCTGAGGAGCTGCCCAAAGTGGTCCGGGGATGCATCTTCCAGGAGCAAACCCGTCCGCTGTGGATTGAGGAGGGTGATGACTGA
- the CARD10 gene encoding caspase recruitment domain-containing protein 10 isoform X1 — protein sequence MSSWLELPKAASSLLLLLSRLPSTADVLQKWLPSPGAERGCRKRIDHIPLVEFAEGLWRVLHSRGAGIGTQSLGVCQSPGGALEDASLQACTLSEQEEEEDTIWEKIESARHQLTRSLNPAKLTPYLRQCRVIDEQDEEEVLNSCRFPCKSNQTGYLMDILRRRGKRGYEAFLESLEFYYPEHYTRLTGREPAQRCSMILDEEGPEGLTQFLMMEVKKVRAQRQEHLLKEHQLQVKNQALEQEQTRLQQQLQELLKVQERYQRLREEWDSNSVELLRLKDENYMMAMRYAQLCEEKNMAVLRSRDLQLVVDQLKCKVTSLEEECSLLRKQASVPPQREAEERGHSDAMSELWAENQRLTASLQELQGMLQTPGKGPVPGSEQIMLDILEHDWKEAQDDRQDLCQKLNSLQNELQWAEELRDKYLQEVEDLQLKYRTLQKDCDLYKHRMNTVLLQLEEIEKERDQAIQSRDGVQLQYSQSLIEKDQYRKRVRTLEEERDELLSKLSQAEGLNSTLEVQLQRCQGSRSQSKMCSSSYSLCSNLSSTWSLVDNCTSFTTGLVDALGAIPFPGDSAVQSMDVTPDSEKDINRLSTFPFPPCIGSILRRQREDRCMPYKSLSCGSFSSIEDATGSGFASASLGALSSSSSSTCARVKSEICLSTLPSRKEITRRSLVVQLTSMGHPQNLSPQEKRLREDISILGGNSTGIYVHWVKPGSRVEDAGLREGCRLIELRVPSMKEEVLSLENCTREVAYLSLLHWDEPSSLVFQMDPEGYQPLREALEEGKKFSGDSFYVRTNLSLLELSDPYALCVKCREILHITDTMHKGRLEWYCSRVDPLTMRDLDKGTVPNYSRAHQLLKIQEKGQMPGQQRGHRNNLKKRALDQLRMVKSKPQRSPEQPPQQLWLDPCSDPDKSLKPYSLVRPVVVKTPRPVVLSPNCIVPRLVRNLLDLPTSRLDFHVCPAEKLAEGDPNTTHGQEHLVSRSALQDRRERKQIRMIREAMEKNKHCLLELGVQSVRDLIKSKIYPIVIHVEVTEKNVRGLRSLLEKPGQRDSEVLKVCRNTEQALHALPCSWARVEPHAWSHAEELPKVVRGCIFQEQTRPLWIEEGDD from the exons ccctggaggATGCCTCTCTCCAAGCCTGCACCCtctcagagcaggaggaggaagaagacaCCATCTGGGAGAAGATTGAGAGTGCACGGCACCAGCTGACCCGTTCCCTAAACCCTGCAAAGCTCACCCCATACCTGCGCCAGTGCCGCGTGATAGATGAGCAGGATGAAGAGGAAGTGCTGAATTCATGCCGATTCCCTTGCAAAAGCAACCAGACAG GTTACTTGATGGACATCCTCCGGCGCCGTGGGAAGCGAGGCTATGAAGCCTTCCTGGAGTCTTTAGAGTTCTACTACCCAGAGCACTACACCCGGCTAACCGGGAGGGAGCCAGCCCAGCGCTGCTCTATGATCCTGG ATGAGGAAGGCCCTGAGGGACTAACTCAGTTCCTGATGATGGAGGTGAAGAAGGTTAGGGCTCAGCGGCAGGAGCACCTGCTGAAGGAGCACCAGCTCCAGGTTAAAAACCAGGCGTTGGAGCAAGAGCAGACCCGGCTGCAGCAGCAACTGCAGGAGCTCCTGAAGGTGCAGGAGCGTTACCAGCGGTTGAGAGAGGAGTGGGACTCCAACAGTGTGGAGCTGCTGAGGCTGAAGGATGAGAACTACATGATGGCCATGCGCTATGCACAGCTCTGCGAGGAGAAGAACATGGCCGTACTGCGGAGCCGGGACCTGCAGCTGGTG GTAGACCAGCTGAAATGCAAAGTGACCAGCCTTGAAGAGGAGTGCAGCCTGCTGCGGAAACAGGCATCTGTGCCTCCCCAGCGAGAGGCAGAGGAGCGAGGCCACTCTGATGCCATGTCCGAACTGTGGGCTGAGAACCAGCGGCTTACAGCATCGCTACAGGAGCTGCAGGGCATGTTGCAG ACACCCGGCAAGGGCCCAGTGCCGGGCTCCGAGCAGATTATGCTGGACATCCTGGAGCATGACTGGAAGGAAGCCCAAGACGACCGGCAGGATCTCTGTCAGAAACTCAACTCCCTGCAGAATGAACTGCAGTGGGCTGAAGAGCTGAGGGATAAG TACCTCCAGGAGGTGGAAGATCTGCAGCTGAAATACCGGACACTGCAGAAGGACTGTGATCTCTACAAGCATCGTATGAACACGGtgttgctgcagctggaggagatcGAAAAAGAACGGGACCAG GCAATCCAGAGCCGTGATGGGGTGCAGCTACAATACTCCCAGAGCTTGATTGAGAAGGACCAGTACCGCAAACGCGTACGGAccctggaagaggagagggatgaACTCTTAAGCAAGCTGAGCCAGGCAGAAGGGCTGAACAGCACGCTGGAGGTGCAGCTGCAGCGATGCCAAGGCAGCCGCAGCCAGAGCAAG ATGTGCAGCTCTTCCTACTCCCTTTGCTCCAACCTCAGCAGCACCTGGAGTCTTGTAGACAACTGTACCAGCTTTACAACTGGACTTGTGGATGCACTGGGAGCCATCCCGTTCCCAGGGGATTCAGCTGTTCAGAGCATG GATGTTACTCCTGACAGCGAGAAGGATATCAATCGCCTTTCCacctttcccttcccaccttGTATTGGCTCCATCCTCCGTCGTCAACGGGAAGATAGGTGCATGCCATACAAAAG CTTGTCCTGTGGCTCCTTTAGCAGCATTGAAGATGCAACAG GCAGTGGTTTTGCTAGTGCCTCGCTTGGGGCCTTGTCCTCTTCTTCCAGCAGCACCTGTGCCAGAGTGAAGTCGGAGATCTGCTTGTCCACACTTCCCAGCCGCAAGGAGATCACTAGGAG GTCACTGGTGGTACAGCTCACTAGCATGGGtcacccccaaaacctctcacCCCAGGAAAAGAGGCTCAGAGAAGACATCTCTATCCTTGGAGGGAACAGCACAGGAATTTATGTCCACTGGGTCAAGCCTGGCTCACGGGTTGAGGATGCAGGACTCAGGGAAGGGTGCCGGCTCATTGAG CTGAGGGTGCCGTCGATGAAGGAAGAGGTTCTTTCCCTGGAGAACTGCACACGAGAGGTTGCCTACCTGAGCCTGCTGCATTGGGATGAGCCCTCCAGTCTTGTCTTTCAGATGGACCCGGAAG GATACCAGCCTCTGCGGGAAGCCctagaagaagggaagaagttTTCTGGAGACTCATTTTATGTACGCACCAACCTGTCTCTCCTGGAGCTGTCAGACCCTTATGCGCTGTGTGTCAAGTGTCGGGAGATCCTCCACATCACAGACACCATGCACAAAGGGCGGCTGGAGTGGTACTGTTCCCGTGTCGATCCCTTGACCATGCGGGACCTGGACAAGGGGACAGTCCCCAACTATAGCAG GGCTCACCAGCTTTTGAAGATCCAGGAGAAGGGCCAAATGcctgggcagcagaggggcCACAGAAATAAC CTAAAGAAACGGGCCTTGGACCAACTGCGCATGGTGAAATCCAAACCACAGAGGAGCCCAGAACAGccccctcagcagctctggctggaCCCCTGCTCAG ACCCGGACAAGAGCCTGAAGCCTTACAGCCTGGTGCGCCCTGTAGTGGTCAAGACACCCCGTCCTGTGGTGCTGTCACCTAACTGCATTGTGCCAAGGCTTGTTAGGAACCTGCTAGATTTGCCCACTTCTCGTCTAGACTTCCATGTGTGTCCAGCAG AAAAGCTGGCAGAAGGGGATCCCAACACAACCCATGGTCAGGAGCACCTTGTGTCTAGAAGTGCCCTCCAGGACCggagggagagaaagcaaatCCGCATGATCCGGGAGGCAATGGAGAAG AATAAACACTGCCTGCTAGAGCTGGGAGTTCAGAGTGTGAGGGAtctaattaaaagcaaaatataccCCATTGTTATCCATGTTGAGGTCACAGAGAAGAATGTTAGAGGACTCAG GAGCTTGCTGGAGAAGCCAGGCCAACGGGACTCGGAGGTGCTGAAGGTGTGCCGCAACACGGAACAGGCTCTTCAcgctctgccctgctcctgggCCCGTGTGGAGCCCCATGCCTGGAGCCACGCTGAGGAGCTGCCCAAAGTGGTCCGGGGATGCATCTTCCAGGAGCAAACCCGTCCGCTGTGGATTGAGGAGGGTGATGACTGA